The sequence below is a genomic window from Macrotis lagotis isolate mMagLag1 chromosome 7, bilby.v1.9.chrom.fasta, whole genome shotgun sequence.
GAAGAATCTATCAGGTAAAGATTCcatagggaagatttttttttatcaaatgttATCttctcttagaaaaagaaaaaacttgggggtaaggggagggaagcaagattaggaaaaaaattataaaactcaaaatctttaaaaggaaaaaatgaagaagtaaGATCCACATTAaaatttttagttaaaaaaaaagttgtctaaaatattttatatcattctaaggaaaaagATATATGCACAAACAAAAAGTTATTTACTGGCAGTGCATCTTTGAAATCACCAAATAAACAACCatggaggaataagagaaaaggtcCCAGAATAGAACTCTGTGGAATACTCAGGGTTACCAAGTGTGACTTCAATACAGATTAAGCAAAGGAGACTAAGGAATGGTCAGAGAAGGGAAGAACTAAGAGTGAGTGGTGTCATTAAAGGAGAAGAGGGTGAGTGagagtgtcaaaggctgcagccAAGATTGAGAAAAGGTTAGATTTGCACTTATGAGATCATTAGCAACTTaaggagagagcagtttcagttgaatgataaagtcagagaaaagaaaggattcTAGAAAGGATTCTACAAGGGTAAGGTGAGAAAAGAAGactaggatttttttctcttttcttttccctgtgAGGGAATATGGGGAAACATACTAGAAAATGTtggtaatatgaaaataaaaaaataccagtaagattatttttaaaaagctctgaAAATTCCAATATAtgcacataatttttaatttcaaaatgattatagaaatcaggaaaagaacAATTATATAACTgcaatgaatattaatgcaagtaaataagaaaagaacAACAATCCTCactgattttaaaatatgattcataCATTCCCTACTAACCGAAAACTAGTATATATAAAGGTAACATTCCATGTATATGCCTGTGTGTGTACATCCCTGTGGAAAGTAAATGAGAACTCAGAGTTGTACATTCCAGATGATGCTTGTTTGTTAGACTATCTCTGGAAGTGAATATGTTAATTACATTCTGTAAGTGATTCTGAATTCTTGTGTCCACAGAATTGTGGTCTCTCAGCATCACCAATCAGTACTTTTGTCCATGAGTCCAAATGAATTTACTCAACCACTGAAGAAGTCTATCTGAAAGGTCTTCATAATAAAGCATTATCTCTTAGCACAATGAGTTCCCACCTAGCCATATCTGAGTCCAAAATGCTTTTTTAGTTAAAATGGGAAGAGGGTCCAGATTACTTAATTTACAATTCAACAAAGTAGTCACTCCTGCAACTAAGAAAACATACAGTGAGTTGATAACTGTTatgcaattttaattctttatcacGTTATTCTacttaggagtacctgagttattTCAACATTCAGACAACCTACTTAAATTATGTTTCCCTTTTGGTACAACAGTTGATAACAGATCCTTCTTCTGGAATATTgacaatggagaagaaaataaacattcattaagtaaaCATAATTCATACCTTAATCAGTAAAAATGCCAATATTAATGGTTAATTACTACTATCTTCCCTTTTTAGGGGTATTTCTATATTTAATAAAACTAAATCTCTGTAATTAATAAGTTTCTCTGATGTTATTAAATTGTGAGCAAAGACTCAACAACAAATAATGATcactggggcagctgggtggcacagtggatgaagcactggccctggaatcaggagtacctgggttcaaatccagtctcaaacacttgatgattgcctagctgtgtggccttgggcaagtcacttaaccccatttgccttgcaaaaaacctaaaaaaaaataatgatcactGTGTTGTATGTATGTCTCAGTGGATGTGAAGCAAGAAGCTGGGGGGGAGGGTGGGAAGGCAAGAGCTGACATGGGGAAAAGAAGGATCAGTGTGGATTCTGAATTTTCAGGATCTAGGAggcctgaactttttttttaataataaagattttctcattttattcagtAGGCGAGGAAGTACCAATTAAATAGATTACCAATTATAGAATACCAATTAAATATTCCACTGAATAAACAAAAGCattgctttcattatttttttcctttcttgtcagttggttttttcccttttttggaagagttgcAATACTTTGCTTCCATCTGGGCCAGAAAACTCTCCATTTCTTTTACTCAATCCTTTTGTCTGCTCTGGATAAGTGCTTTTAGATCACCTGGTTCACCCCCTAGGCCCAGCTCCTTTCTGGTCTTTTCTGCTTCTTTGGCTTCTTCTTGAGCCCTCCTTTTCCTTGCATTCATTTTTTGCTTCGACTCTTTGAGGAAAGCTTTAAAGGGCGGAACTTCTCCAGAATCGATGGCCTGTTGTATTATATTTGTCGGTGTATTCTGCACAAAATACAGACTGCATGATTTGATCCATATCGCCCTTGAATCCACATAGGCTTGTTTAATATCAGCCAGCTCTTCTTCTGAACCAATGTACTTCTCTTCAGAGGTCTTAATGTCTTCAAAAGTGATCTCTCTGAAGAGCAGCCGCCAGTAGGCCGCCCAGTCCGCTCCTGGCTCAGAGCCTTGGACTCCTCGTCCACCGTGCCCTGTTCGTCCTATGCTGCCCGCGCCTCGGGGTCGCTCAGGATCGCATAGGCCTTGCCCAGGATCTGGGGGCGACCCCAGCCAGCCATGGGCCCCTGCCCTGGCCGCGTGGTGGTGCCGCCCCGGAGGAGGAGgcctgaactttttaaaaaaaaaaaaggaaaaaggaaaaaaaaatcagaaactggGGTCACTCAAGAAAAATTTCAGCAGTTTGTTTTTTCCTGTATCTACCAATGTGGTTTATCTAAAGTTATCTTAAGTTTTCAAAACATGATTCACAATTACTGACAGAGAAGGAGGatatggagggggaggggggagggggagagggtaCCAACATGTGGGCAGGCACACCTTTGGAAATTAAATAGAGAACTCAGGGTTAGAAATTCCAGACAACGTTTCTACCTTAGTGATctctgtggtggtggtggggggataAATACCACTTAAATTTTGGAgctctctcaaggtatgaagagaaagttttattcgTTTCTCAAGGAAAGGACCCCAATTACAGAGaatgaggcaaaagcaaaagacccaagaatcacatttatcctaactcaatCCCTCTTCCCCCCACACCACCCCTACCACTGACTCACCCTCATTAATGAAGAATGTGGTCTTCACATCTAGACCTGTaaattaatctaaggaaaagagcacataattcaaaccaaaaccagaaTATTCTTTCAGCTCTAGGAATTGAATGAACAtctggacttcaacagataagatggGGTCATTTGACTCCACCAATATCCCAGAaattgctttgtcaagggaggaggagTACAAAGTTCAACTAttttccaatctataatattctactgaagaaatctcagactttatcccactcaatccctcctcttttattttgatgagatttcttcagaTTTCTGAGTAGGTCCTTAAGTCTAAATAACAACTCCCTGATCACCTCCTTACTTCCAAGGGCCCCTTTTAGATAAGCCCTATAATCACCATGACAGGCACATATCCAAAtttgctgtacctccttccattGGCAAatttttttataccaatgtctttagaaaagtcttcctggctccaaaactgatcaaaataaattcctgattttgtgctaTTGAACCAATCCCAAGAATGGCTAATATACCTAGcaatgttccttaaattatttttcttgcaaatggccatttcctTGCAATttcatactaactcataatcaatTTCCCTTGACAAGTCCTCCAGTTTgcacatctttacaagggatccaggtaccatcattcatctcacatgagtctgaggccacctgTCTTGTTGTTGAGTCCTGatatatgtaccctgcttctggacatgtccggacatttgctactccccaggcaaatatcctggccagtcacttataaacaatagtcaccctgaactaaCTCAGTCATGTGCCACTGGTGTCtgtctcctctggatcagaatcctgtgccacagtgcacctctgaccaggaactgagaatctgggccagacccaggggtacccaaggccaattctcagaTTGCTGTGGACTACTGcaagtccaacagttagccacaccaaaagactgggcattgacttctgtcagctagattctcctcccacctgGCTCAGTGAGGGAGGGCTGATTTCCACATGGGGGCCACTGCACAACCACTTacttctcctcttagaatgatttgtaaaccactttacaaagttcccaaaatccatctttggtatataaagtcaaacctgctcaaatCTTCTATCTACATGCTTcaaccaatttccatacttaacaaatgattcaaaaaccccaattgtctctatgtctgtattttcttcccagtactttcagaacCTTTTACTCAGactatacaactcacattttcctcAAGATACTGTTCCACATTCCTTTTCATCATCCCTTCTTGattttaattcatactattctgaactagaatcacatagctataTAAATCAGATAtaattccacttttcacaatacattttccattccaaggttttaatatttaacacttctgaATTATAGCTGCTAAAACCCtagagaaggcaaacagtcattcaaaaatccctttgcctaattagaatattccctgcccccctttcttcaaatagagtaaactgaataacttttaaaGAGGGACAATCCTTTTTGGGGTGCAgttgatcttctattcttaaatccttacatattccataattttctgtaataaccaacattatcagaatctatatttaTAAACTCCCAAATATTACCATATCGTTCttgtgaaaaaaaagattaactatttagtttcccctatactagagttctttttttaaaaagatggtagAGGAAAACACTCTGGCACCACAGAATCATAAAGAACTGGGAatagaagggaacataaacagagaaggggggggggggtcctttcTTATAATGGtagaataacagggtgagtagtttggcctccataatccattccttttaatcaaaataaaaatccttcttTTAAGCACTCAAGAGACAACccaggagtgaggagggagggatcatatTATCCATTTTAACAGACAAAAAGCAGACTCAAGGGGAGAGCCTTGATGAGAGTTAGATGAATACTGCCTAAAAatccaaaataacaaaataaagctACCCAAGGAACTCTTTAGGGGAACTCACTGACTGCCCCTTTTCCCATTCAATAaatcacacaagtaaatagacaatctaaacacataaaggCAGAAAAGGCACAAACACAGATCACAtaaaatgcaacagaattttccaaactgataatttcaaaatacaggccaatggcaaattcctaaCATTTCAGGAATGCCAAGAGGGGAGATTTCAGCCTCTCTTCTGacaatctctccctcccaaaggcagGCCAAATATGTTCCTTctcctatatctttattttcccaTACAAGACAacaatacttaatcattttcttcttacttttcccctttatattttagtcttatttactTGATTTACCGAGGTGGAAGGCTTAGGACAGGgtccttcccattttaaatactgacagagacctctcaggatcaagtgCCTTTAGATCCAAATCTCTTTCACCCAAACTGGAAGGGGTCACCCCCAACATTCAATCACCCAAATGGACCCTCCAGGATCTAGTGCCttcagattccaaggtctaggTTTACCTTCTTTTGGGGCCTTTGTGCATAGAAGTTAATAACTGTTCTTTGTCCTCACTGACCAGTCAGTTTCTTGCATCAGATTTGCTCTTCTCTTCCTACTGAGTCTCTCCACCTTGGGTCACTTGCACAAAGGGGGAAAACAAGGCTAtccagaaaatggcaaactgacAAATTTGGGCAGGTGTGCCTTTTTGCCAGAATTCTTAGAAGCTGCGGTCCCCAATGGGCATGTAATCCCAAAAGGGCCCCCAAATTGGGTGGgacacttaaataaattttggagttCTCTCAagatatgaagagaaagttttatttgtttctcaagGAGCAGAccccaatcaattacagagattgaggcaaaagcaaaagacccaagaatcacatttatcctaacttgatCCTTCTCCCCCgccactgacccaccctcattaatgagaaacgtggtcttcacaatctagaccTGTAAGTGGGAAAAAAGCACataattcaaaccaaaaccaggAACTGAATGGACATCTGaacttcaacagataagatggggtcagttgactcttcaccaatatcccagaagttgctttgtcaagCAAGGAGGAACACATAGTTCAactattttctaatctataatattctgctgaagaaatctcagactttatcccactcatcTGGAAGGGAATATTCAGGTCTACTGGTTGGGCTAAGTTAAAAATAAGGTTACAATTTTTTTGCATGACTTGCTATTTTTACTAGAAATGTTTTTTAATCATGAATAAAAAACCAAATCTGACAGAGAATGTGAAAATGTGAGTAATTTAACCTAAATTAAAcagattttcagtttttaaatggaTGCTTGAGCTTTACAGGGGCTGTTTAAtcacatttatttgatttcctaaAGAATTCcagaggcaactagatggtgagtggatagagcaccggccctggtgtcaagaggacctgagttcaaatccagcctcagaacttaacaattacctagctgtgtgacctttggcaagtcatttaaccttcattgccttgcaaaaacaaaaacaaaaacaaaaaaagaagcccAGCCATTCAAGAGAATAAAGTCTTCCTGACAAGGAAAAGAATACTGTAAGAAAGAACttttagagaataaaattaatgatttattCATAGCTACTTCCACTCATCTATGCCTTAACCCTGactttcagaaagaagaaaatagagtaaagaatatagagaaagagggaaaagaggacgAAGTGATTTCATGACTTCTGGCAAAGATGGTATAGATGAATTCCCTCAGAAAAACCATAACAAAGATTTTAAAGCATTCTAAATGaagtaatgatttaaaaagaaagaacaagagactgctgagctctgtcctctgcctctggaacaggactctggggctctgaacacattcagatactgattgcagtctaggcccccctatagaacagcagagcccccTCTACCTcagtcccgtggcagaggggggcgcttatggtcattcacagaccaggagggaggacagaacctcgcacactgagacccttgtgggagtgtcccaaaagctcaggaagcaccccaaaaaaaacaggcttaggctgggaaaatgaacaagcaaagaaacaagaggaagaccattgagaaatattttgcaaatgagcccaagaaggatcaaaatactctgtctgaagatgaggaagcacaagctcctgcatctaaagactccaagaaaaacagaaattgggctcaggctatgatagagctcaaaaaagactttgaaaatcaaatgagggggttggaagaaaaactgggaaaagaaaggagagagatgcaggaaaaacatgaaaatgaagtcagcagcttagtcaaggaaatccaaaaaaatactgaagaaaatagcatgctgagaaccagcttaggtcaaatggataaaacagttcaaaaagtgattgaggagaagaatgctttaaaaagcaaaattggccagatggaaaaagagataagaaaactctctgaggagaataaatccttcagacaaagaatagaattcagggagattgatgaatttaccagaaatcaggaatcaatatttcaaaaccaaaaaaatgaaaaattagaagaaaatgtgaaatatctcattgaaaaaacaactgatatggaaaacagacttaggaaagataatttgaaaattattggaatacctgaaagtcatgatcaggaaaagagccttgacatcattttcaaagaattactacaggaaaattgccctgatattctagaagcagagggcaaaatagaaatggagagaatccaccgatccccccgagaaagagctcccaaaaaaccaacccccaggaatattatagccaagttccagaactcccaagtcaaagagaaaatattacaagcagccagaaggacacagttcaaatatcgtggagctgcagtcaggatcacacaggacttagcagcaactacattggaagcttgtagggcttggaatacaatatactggaaggcaagagagcttagaattcagccaagaatgaactacccagcaaggctgaatgtcctcttccagggaaaaagatggactttcagtgaaccaggggaatttcaaaggctccttttggaatggccagagctgaacagaaggtttgatcttcagatacaggactcaggtgaagcatggagattggaggagaggggagaaatatgagggacttaatgaggatgaactgcatgtatagaaaaatgatactgataatattcatatgaaccatctcagttaatagagcaggtagagggagcttttatagttgaagcacaggagaaagctgaatttgaaaataaaatatggtgtgaaaatggagtcaatagaaaaaagggaaatggaatgggagaaagaaaaaggagaggggcaatagtccaagatatttcacataataagattttttttattacaatgagctattgcaatgatatggaagggggaggcaagggggaatgaggaaacctttactctcatcagagatggctaggagaggaaacagcaaatatactcaatggggtatagacaactggagtaagaaggaggggggagcaggggaaggggtggggatgtgaataaagaaggagaggatggaccatggtgggacagtggtcagatataacacattgtctttttttacttcttgcaaggggctgggattggatggcctgcccaggaccatagggccaggtggattctgggcctaaggggtggtatgggggctcagggcttcttggccccaggaccagggatctgtctgctgcgccactcagcgaccctacagcagagtcagagtgaaaggagaaagaaaatacagtacatggtagtggagaaatacgaaaggagggagttgcgatcagcaatggcaacattggaaaaatatggaagtaacttttatgatggacttatcataaagaatgtgatccacccacgacagagttgatggtgttggaacaaagactgaagcacagtttttgttattattatttgggggagggtgcagggcaagtggggctgggtggcctgcctggggccacatagtagggtgatctttgggtgtctggagccggattgggacccaggtgctcctggctcaagggccaatgctctgtctgccacccagccacccctactattattactattttattttattctgggtctttttttttttcctcttctttttggtttttgcagggcagtggggatcgggtggcttgcatgtcacatggctgggtgattattgggtttacgaggctgaatatggactcaggtgcttgtggctccagggctggtgctttgtccattgcgccacctggccatacctacaattattactattatttttttaattttaattttttctctcccctttcctttttcacccaagcaagtctatctatattcatggggggaggggtattttgtttacttgtaaacaagtatattttattaatgtaaaaaaaacatttgtacaaaatgagaataaaaaaataaattaaaaaagaaaaaaaaagattatccccccccccaaaaaaaagaaagaacaagaagcaCTAGTAAACTCTCTATCCTGTCCAGGATTGAGGAAGATTTTGGAGCCTCTGGGCATTGTGGTTGGGCGCATGACAGACACTCATTGACAAGATAATTCCATTTACAATTtctacttcagaaaaaaaaacccagctacATAAAGctgaataatgatcaagaaagCCAATGAGAATTGATCacgtactagggcataaaaacctaataagcaattgcagaaaggcagaaatactgaatacatcttcctcagatcataatgcaataaaaatcatatgcaatattgggccaggaagatatagacccaaaactaattggaaactgtgaataacctcattttaaagaatgagtagatcaaacaacaaattatagaaagaaacaattattttatcctagaaaatgacaataaagaaacaacataagaaaacctatgggatacacttaaggcagctgtcaggagatatatcttttaatgcttacatgaataaattagagaaagaagaaataaatgaactaaatatgcatctaaaaaattagagaggagcggctaggtggcgtagtggataaagcaccagccttggagtcagaagtacctgggttcaaatccggtctcagatacttaataattacctagctgtgtggccttgggcaagccacttaaccccatttgtcttgcaaaaacctaaaaaaaaaaattagggaaagaacaaactaaaacccccaattaaataccaaattagaaattctaaaaattaaaggagaaattaataaaatcgaaagcaagaaaaatattgaactaataaataaaatcaagagctggttttattaaaaaaaagtaaaattgataaatctctggtcaatttgaataaaaaaagaaagaataaaacaaaattgctagtataataaatgaaaaaggtgaactcaccaccaatgaggaggaaattaaggtaataatttcgaattattttgcccaattctatgccaataaatttgataatctaaataaatggatgaatatgtacaaaattataaattgaacaggttaaatgaagaggaaattaaatacctaaataactctatctcagaaaaagaaattcaacaagccattattggactccctaagaaaaaaatctccagggccaaatggattcacaagtgaattctatcaaacatttaaggaacaactgatcccaattctatatgaactatttggaaaaataggtgaagacagaactctgcctaactctttctatgacaccaagatggtgctgatacctaaaccagtaagagttaaaactgagaaagaaaattatagacctatctctctggtgaatatagatgcaaaaatcttaaataaaatcttagcaaaatgactacaacaagttatcactagaataaaaCATTAtaaccaaataggatttatcccaggaatacagggttggttcaatattaggaaaattgtcattataattaattatatcagtagcaaacatatcagaaatcatgtcaatagatgctgaaaaaggttttgacaaaatacagcacccattcctactaaaaacattagaaagcataagaataatggattgttccttagaataataaacagtatctatctgaaaccatcaacaagcactataatcaatggagataggctagaggcattcccaataagatcaggggtgaaacaaggatgcccactaacaactactattcaatattgtattagaaatgttaacttcagcaataagagaagaaaaagaaatccaaggaattagaatagggaaggaagagacaaaactctcactctttgcagatgacatgatggtataactagagaagcccaaaaaatcatctaataaaactactagaaataattagcaactttagc
It includes:
- the LOC141494271 gene encoding dnaJ homolog subfamily C member 9-like, with product MGIVSTAFLQLSCDQQWKSYSRNPALAFDILIIWWERADFWPCNLLGNLGKLLARRPSSSQFRPPPPGRHHHAARAGAHGWLGSPPDPGQGLCDPERPRGAGSIGRTGHGGRGVQGSEPGADWAAYWRLLFREITFEDIKTSEEKYIGSEEELADIKQAYVDSRAIWIKSCSLYFVQNTPTNIIQQAIDSGEVPPFKAFLKESKQKMNARKRRAQEEAKEAEKTRKELGLGGEPGDLKALIQSRQKD